Proteins co-encoded in one Lysobacter solisilvae genomic window:
- a CDS encoding carbon starvation CstA family protein, translating into MSRLHWIGWTLVALLAAASLGVVALHRGETISALWLVAAAVSTFAIAYRFYGRFVAHTALGIDPARATPAWRRNDGLDYVPTDRSVLFGHHFAAIAGAGPLVGPVLAAQMGYLPGTLWILAGVVLAGAVQDMLVLFFSTRRDGRSLGEMIRAEMGAAAGVTAMIGILMIMVILLAVLALVVVKALAQSPWGTFTVAMTVPIAVLMGLYLRLFRPGRILEVSIIGLALLLLTIWGGGRIAAAPEWAAIFRLQGTTLAWLLIGYGFIAAVLPVWLLLAPRDYLSTFLKIGTVILLAVAIGIAMPQLQMPAVTRFVDGTGPVFSGELFPFLFITIACGAVSGFHALVSSGTTPKMVASEAHIPLLGYGGMLMEAFVAVMALIAACVLQPGVYFAMNAPAAAIGTTVESAATAIASWGFVVTPDTLALAAREIGEETILSRTGGAPTLAVGMSQILEGLFGGQGMKAFWYHYAILFEALFILTTLDAGTRVARFMIQDTLGMVHAPLARTENWAANVLCTGLAVAGWGWFLYQGVVDPLGGINTLWPLFGIANQMLAGIALIFCCVVMVKMKRQRFLWVPLVPTAWLLLCTLTAGWQKIFHDDPKIGMLASARRFADAAARGEVLAPAKSMEEMQRVVLNYHIDVAMCALFMAVLVATVCFGIRAALHALRAQAPTARESDYVPLDSMAAKA; encoded by the coding sequence ATGAGCAGGTTGCACTGGATTGGTTGGACACTGGTCGCCCTGTTGGCCGCCGCCAGCCTGGGCGTGGTCGCGCTGCACCGCGGCGAGACCATCAGCGCACTGTGGCTGGTGGCCGCCGCGGTCTCGACCTTTGCCATCGCCTACCGGTTCTACGGTCGATTCGTGGCGCATACCGCGCTGGGGATCGACCCCGCGCGCGCGACACCGGCATGGCGCCGCAACGACGGGCTCGATTACGTCCCCACCGACCGCAGCGTATTGTTCGGCCATCATTTCGCCGCCATCGCCGGCGCGGGCCCCCTGGTGGGACCCGTGCTGGCCGCGCAGATGGGCTACCTGCCCGGCACCTTGTGGATCCTGGCCGGCGTCGTGCTGGCCGGTGCGGTGCAGGACATGCTGGTGCTGTTCTTCTCCACGCGGCGCGACGGCCGTTCACTGGGCGAGATGATCCGCGCGGAAATGGGCGCGGCCGCCGGCGTCACCGCGATGATCGGCATCCTGATGATCATGGTCATCCTGCTGGCGGTGCTGGCGCTGGTCGTCGTCAAGGCACTGGCGCAGAGCCCGTGGGGCACCTTCACCGTCGCGATGACGGTGCCGATCGCGGTGCTGATGGGGCTGTACCTGCGTCTCTTCCGGCCCGGCCGCATCCTGGAAGTCTCGATCATCGGGCTGGCGCTGCTGCTGCTGACGATCTGGGGCGGTGGCCGGATCGCGGCGGCTCCCGAATGGGCGGCGATCTTCCGCCTGCAAGGCACCACGCTGGCGTGGCTGCTGATCGGCTACGGCTTCATCGCGGCAGTTTTGCCGGTTTGGCTGCTGCTGGCGCCGCGCGATTACCTCAGCACGTTCCTGAAGATCGGCACGGTCATCCTGCTGGCGGTGGCGATCGGCATCGCGATGCCGCAGCTGCAGATGCCGGCCGTCACCCGCTTCGTCGACGGCACCGGCCCGGTATTCAGCGGCGAACTGTTCCCGTTCCTGTTCATCACGATCGCCTGCGGCGCGGTGTCCGGCTTCCACGCGCTCGTCAGTTCCGGCACGACCCCCAAGATGGTCGCCAGCGAAGCCCACATTCCGCTGCTGGGTTACGGCGGCATGCTGATGGAAGCTTTCGTCGCGGTGATGGCTCTGATCGCTGCCTGCGTGCTGCAGCCGGGCGTGTATTTCGCGATGAACGCGCCGGCCGCGGCGATTGGCACCACCGTCGAATCGGCCGCCACCGCGATCGCCTCGTGGGGGTTCGTCGTCACGCCGGACACGCTGGCGCTGGCGGCCAGGGAGATTGGAGAGGAGACCATCCTCTCGCGCACCGGCGGCGCGCCGACACTGGCGGTGGGGATGTCCCAGATCCTGGAAGGCCTGTTCGGCGGCCAGGGCATGAAGGCGTTCTGGTACCACTACGCGATCCTGTTCGAAGCCTTGTTCATCCTCACCACGCTCGACGCCGGCACGCGCGTGGCGCGCTTCATGATCCAGGACACGCTGGGCATGGTGCATGCCCCGCTGGCGCGCACCGAGAACTGGGCGGCGAACGTGCTGTGCACCGGCCTGGCCGTCGCCGGCTGGGGTTGGTTCCTGTACCAGGGCGTGGTGGATCCGCTGGGCGGCATCAACACGCTGTGGCCGTTGTTCGGCATCGCCAACCAGATGCTCGCGGGCATCGCGCTGATCTTCTGCTGCGTGGTGATGGTGAAGATGAAGCGGCAGCGGTTCCTGTGGGTGCCGCTGGTGCCCACGGCGTGGCTGCTGCTGTGCACGCTGACCGCCGGCTGGCAGAAGATCTTCCACGACGACCCCAAGATCGGGATGCTGGCCAGCGCACGCCGTTTCGCCGACGCTGCCGCGCGCGGAGAAGTGCTGGCGCCGGCCAAGTCGATGGAAGAGATGCAGCGCGTCGTGCTGAACTACCACATCGACGTGGCGATGTGCGCGTTGTTCATGGCCGTGCTGGTGGCGACCGTGTGCTTCGGCATCCGCGCTGCGCTGCACGCCCTGCGGGCGCAGGCTCCCACCGCGCGCGAGAGCGATTACGTGCCGCTCGACAGCATGGCGGCCAAGGCGTGA
- a CDS encoding YbdD/YjiX family protein, whose protein sequence is MNRLRGPLTGRLAALWRRARDTARLAIGIGDYEQYAAHMRAHHPDRTPMDREGYFRDRVAARYGRGRSRCC, encoded by the coding sequence GTGAACCGGTTGCGCGGCCCGCTGACCGGTCGCCTCGCCGCGTTGTGGCGGCGGGCGCGCGACACCGCGCGCCTGGCCATCGGCATCGGCGACTATGAGCAGTACGCGGCCCACATGCGCGCCCATCATCCGGATAGGACGCCGATGGATCGCGAGGGCTATTTCCGGGACCGGGTGGCAGCCCGCTACGGGCGCGGCCGGTCGCGCTGCTGCTAG
- a CDS encoding S9 family peptidase yields MTLRHAVLSLPTLALAIAAALSSPDAAAARGFQARDLATLDRVSSPVLSPDGRRLVFAKRVVDFDANKSSTSLWMEDLFARDAAPPKRLTPEGWNVNSPEFSKDGKSVYFLSSKSGTQQLYTIPASGGEPRRLTDFAGDVGSYRFSPDGTRLAFSAEAFVDCGADLACSSKRIEAQGARKESGVVFDRMFIRHWDAWNDGRYNRVFVTAVPAKGMAKSATLVGADVHGDVPSRPFGDASEYNWSPDGSQLVLSARKGDRQEPWSTNFDLYLVNADGSGAAKNLTAANPAWDTGPVFSADGRTLYYRAMRRPGFEADRFALMAMDVASGATREIAPRWDASADEIVLSEDGRTIYTRAQKLGQHPLFAISLDNGEVRNVLEGEGSINAFVIAGPTLAFARSTIKSGDQLFTTSSDGTAPQRAITRSAGEMLGDVAFGDYEQFTFAGWNNETVHGYVVKPWNYEEGKQYPVAFLIHGGPQGSFGNGWSYRWNPQTYAGQGYAVVMIDFHGSTGYGQAFTDAISQHWGDRPLEDLKKGWAAAQKKYSFLDGDKACALGASYGGFMVNWIAGNWFNRDGSSPWKCLVNHDGVFDQRMMGYATEELWFTEWDQGGTPFDAPQKFEKFNPVNHVDKWKVPMLVVHGQLDYRIPVEQGIAAFTALQRKGIESKFLYFPNENHWVLKPRNSVQWHDTVNDWLKQHIGE; encoded by the coding sequence ATGACCCTGCGCCACGCTGTCCTGTCGTTGCCCACGCTCGCCCTGGCAATCGCCGCGGCCCTGTCCTCGCCCGATGCCGCCGCCGCCCGCGGCTTCCAGGCCCGCGACCTGGCCACGCTCGATCGGGTGTCCTCGCCAGTGCTTTCGCCCGACGGTCGCCGCCTGGTCTTCGCCAAGCGCGTCGTAGATTTCGACGCGAACAAGTCTTCGACGTCGCTGTGGATGGAGGATCTGTTCGCGCGCGATGCCGCGCCGCCCAAGCGGCTGACGCCCGAAGGCTGGAACGTGAACTCGCCGGAGTTCTCCAAGGACGGCAAGTCGGTGTACTTCCTGAGCAGCAAATCCGGCACCCAGCAGCTCTACACCATCCCCGCCTCCGGCGGCGAGCCGCGCCGGCTGACGGATTTCGCCGGCGACGTGGGCAGCTACCGCTTCTCGCCCGATGGCACGCGGCTGGCCTTCAGTGCCGAGGCGTTCGTCGACTGCGGGGCCGACCTGGCCTGCAGCAGCAAGCGCATCGAGGCGCAAGGTGCGCGCAAGGAATCGGGCGTTGTCTTCGACCGCATGTTCATCCGCCACTGGGACGCCTGGAACGACGGCCGCTACAACCGCGTGTTCGTCACCGCAGTGCCGGCCAAGGGCATGGCGAAGTCGGCGACGCTGGTCGGTGCCGACGTGCATGGCGACGTGCCGTCCAGGCCGTTCGGCGACGCCAGCGAATACAACTGGTCGCCCGACGGCAGCCAGCTGGTGCTCAGCGCGCGCAAGGGCGACCGCCAGGAGCCCTGGTCGACGAACTTCGACCTGTACCTGGTCAACGCCGACGGCAGTGGTGCGGCGAAGAACCTCACGGCGGCGAACCCGGCCTGGGACACCGGCCCGGTGTTCAGCGCCGATGGCCGCACGCTGTATTACCGCGCGATGCGCCGTCCCGGCTTCGAGGCCGACCGCTTCGCCCTCATGGCGATGGACGTGGCCAGCGGCGCGACCCGCGAGATCGCGCCGCGTTGGGACGCGTCGGCCGACGAGATCGTGCTGTCGGAAGACGGCAGGACGATCTACACGCGCGCGCAGAAGCTGGGCCAGCACCCGTTGTTCGCGATCTCGCTGGACAACGGGGAAGTGCGCAACGTGCTCGAGGGCGAAGGCTCGATCAACGCCTTCGTGATCGCCGGCCCGACGCTGGCGTTCGCGCGCTCGACGATCAAGTCCGGCGACCAGCTGTTCACCACCAGCAGCGATGGCACGGCGCCGCAACGCGCGATCACCCGCAGCGCGGGCGAGATGCTGGGCGACGTCGCCTTCGGCGATTACGAGCAGTTCACCTTCGCCGGCTGGAACAACGAGACCGTCCACGGGTACGTGGTCAAGCCGTGGAATTACGAGGAAGGCAAGCAGTATCCGGTTGCCTTCCTCATCCACGGCGGCCCGCAGGGCAGCTTCGGCAACGGCTGGAGCTATCGCTGGAATCCGCAGACCTATGCGGGCCAGGGCTACGCGGTGGTGATGATCGACTTCCACGGCTCCACCGGTTACGGCCAGGCCTTCACCGACGCGATCAGCCAGCACTGGGGCGACCGTCCGCTGGAAGACCTGAAGAAGGGCTGGGCCGCGGCACAGAAGAAGTACTCCTTCCTGGACGGCGACAAGGCCTGCGCGCTGGGCGCGTCCTACGGCGGCTTCATGGTCAACTGGATCGCCGGCAACTGGTTCAACCGGGACGGTAGCTCGCCGTGGAAGTGCCTGGTCAACCACGACGGCGTGTTCGACCAGCGGATGATGGGCTATGCGACCGAGGAACTGTGGTTCACCGAATGGGACCAGGGCGGCACGCCGTTCGACGCCCCGCAGAAGTTCGAGAAGTTCAACCCGGTCAACCACGTGGACAAATGGAAGGTGCCGATGCTCGTCGTCCACGGCCAGCTGGACTACCGCATCCCGGTGGAGCAGGGCATCGCCGCATTCACCGCGCTGCAGCGGAAAGGGATCGAGTCGAAGTTCCTGTACTTCCCCAACGAGAACCACTGGGTGCTCAAGCCGCGCAACAGCGTGCAGTGGCACGACACGGTCAACGACTGGCTGAAGCAGCACATCGGCGAGTAA
- a CDS encoding OPT family oligopeptide transporter → MSIERVPQLTFRAVLLSMVLAMILAAANAYLGLFAGLTIATAIPAAVVSMGVLRLLGGGTILENNIVQTGASAGSSIAAGVIFTIPALVILGYWDDFRYSWVLAIAGLGGLLGVLFSVPLRRSMIVEDPLPFPEGKAAAEVLKAGENPGPGLKILALSGAIGALVKLAAESGMKMIPDNAVSSGFVGKFLAYMGTNLSPALLGVGYIVGLNIGIVVLSGSVLSWNIAIPIYHAFFEAGDPALAAQIAGASAGDAAGAIWSAKIRYLGVGAMLIGGVWTLFSLRKSLLSGIKSGIAAARKGKGEAVAETERDLPMKWMLIALVLFVIPLLLLYQAIVGQWSVSIPMAIIMIVAGFLFVSVSAYLAGLVGSSNNPVSGITIATILFASVVLVLLLGRDSPIGAVAAIMIGAVVCCAAAVGGDNLQDLKAGYIVGATPWKQQLMLGIGAFSCALIMAPVLNLLAAAYGIGAPTAEHPNALAAPQATLMASVAKGLFGGKLPWTMIAIGAGVGALIIAFDEWLKARKAHFRVPVLAAAIGIYLPLELMVPIFLGGLLSYFVERKHNVAFDDHDGKDRIHRPGTLFAAGLITGEALMGIAIAVPIVLTSRADVLAAPAALHFNQWVGLGVLTVVGWLLYRTSSKGMPH, encoded by the coding sequence ATGAGTATCGAACGCGTTCCACAGCTCACATTCCGAGCCGTACTGTTGTCGATGGTGCTGGCGATGATCCTGGCGGCGGCCAACGCCTACCTGGGCCTGTTCGCCGGCCTGACCATCGCCACCGCGATTCCGGCGGCCGTGGTGTCCATGGGCGTGCTGCGCCTGCTTGGCGGCGGCACGATCCTGGAGAACAACATCGTCCAGACCGGCGCTTCGGCCGGTTCGTCGATCGCGGCCGGCGTGATCTTCACGATCCCGGCGCTGGTCATCCTGGGGTACTGGGACGACTTCCGCTATTCCTGGGTGCTGGCCATCGCCGGTCTGGGCGGCCTGCTGGGCGTGTTGTTCTCCGTGCCGCTGCGCAGGTCGATGATCGTCGAGGATCCGCTGCCGTTCCCCGAAGGCAAGGCGGCGGCCGAAGTGCTCAAGGCGGGCGAGAACCCCGGCCCCGGCCTGAAGATCCTCGCGCTGTCGGGCGCGATCGGCGCGCTGGTGAAGCTGGCCGCCGAAAGCGGCATGAAGATGATCCCGGACAACGCGGTCAGTTCCGGCTTCGTCGGCAAGTTCCTCGCGTACATGGGGACGAACCTGTCGCCCGCGCTGCTGGGCGTGGGCTACATCGTGGGCCTGAACATCGGCATCGTCGTGCTGTCGGGCAGCGTGCTTTCCTGGAACATCGCGATCCCGATCTACCACGCCTTCTTCGAGGCCGGCGATCCGGCCCTGGCCGCGCAGATCGCCGGAGCGAGCGCGGGCGACGCCGCCGGCGCGATCTGGTCGGCGAAGATCCGCTACCTCGGCGTGGGCGCGATGCTCATCGGGGGCGTGTGGACCTTGTTCTCGCTGCGCAAGTCGCTGCTGTCGGGCATCAAGAGCGGCATCGCCGCGGCCCGCAAGGGCAAGGGCGAAGCCGTCGCCGAAACCGAGCGCGACCTGCCGATGAAGTGGATGCTCATCGCGCTGGTGCTGTTCGTGATCCCGCTGCTGCTGCTGTACCAGGCGATCGTCGGCCAGTGGTCGGTCAGCATTCCCATGGCGATCATCATGATCGTGGCCGGCTTCCTGTTCGTATCGGTCTCGGCCTACCTGGCCGGCCTGGTGGGTTCGTCCAACAACCCGGTTTCCGGCATCACCATCGCCACCATCCTGTTCGCCTCGGTGGTGCTGGTCCTCCTGCTTGGCCGGGATTCGCCGATCGGCGCGGTGGCGGCCATCATGATCGGCGCGGTGGTGTGCTGCGCCGCTGCGGTGGGCGGCGACAACCTGCAGGACCTCAAGGCCGGCTACATCGTCGGTGCGACGCCCTGGAAGCAGCAGCTGATGCTGGGCATTGGCGCCTTCTCCTGCGCGCTGATCATGGCGCCCGTGCTGAACCTGCTGGCCGCGGCCTACGGCATCGGCGCGCCGACCGCCGAGCATCCCAACGCCCTGGCCGCGCCGCAGGCCACGCTCATGGCCTCCGTGGCCAAGGGGCTGTTCGGCGGCAAGCTGCCGTGGACGATGATTGCCATCGGCGCCGGCGTGGGCGCGCTGATCATCGCCTTCGACGAGTGGCTGAAGGCGCGCAAGGCGCATTTCCGCGTGCCGGTCCTGGCCGCGGCCATCGGCATCTACCTTCCGCTGGAACTGATGGTGCCGATCTTCCTGGGCGGCCTGCTGTCGTATTTCGTGGAGCGCAAGCACAACGTCGCCTTCGACGACCATGACGGCAAGGACCGCATCCACCGTCCGGGCACGCTGTTCGCCGCCGGGTTGATCACGGGCGAGGCGCTGATGGGCATCGCCATCGCGGTCCCGATCGTGCTGACCAGCCGGGCCGATGTCCTGGCCGCGCCGGCCGCGCTCCACTTCAACCAGTGGGTCGGACTGGGCGTGCTGACCGTCGTTGGCTGGTTGCTGTACCGGACCAGCAGCAAGGGCATGCCGCACTAG
- a CDS encoding peptide MFS transporter — protein sequence MTLTAAVPGFSPQDEFLGHPKGVFVCFFTEMWERFSFYGMKALLLLYLLQHHKFGDRAGLDVLGAYGGLVYCVPVIGGLLADRFLGMRKSVIFGGLLLVCGHAGMAIEGEAARVVNGVVVRDEPALWAFYLSLSLIILGVGFLKPNVSTIVGRLYPENDPRRDSGFSLFVAGINLGALFASIVCGYLGQTYGWKYGFGAAGVGMLLGLGQFLWGRKYLRGVAEPPAPLSRGREWSIYALSLLGLAPIALLMWGVTRIQLTPDVVRWTFYIVVMALAGIVWTMWHAWRRDDARTQGLAAQAPSLAMFVLLGAGVIALSTRSGVLDFFIEEATLALVLMSVVFLAVGFWYVGFVTRQCSRVEAQRMGAMMVLIFAALVFYTLYEQTYGSWVTFTDRLLTKDLVPSLVIREGTPWPWSIVALLLAPLAFVAGAAISDRAPGSTTPRLMFLAAALAMVVALLRDALVLPQSAGSLTYLGAMFIVLLAPMFAVIWAWLDRRGLDPSKPTKSALGLLFGGLSFLPLVFAAHQVGATGEMASVWWLVLAYLLLELGEMCLYPVGLSAVTQLSVPRVVSLMMGTWFLATAFSETLAALLGKLAAIEVPEGETLDLAHAATKYADLFMLLMGMGVACAVVAMLVAPMLRRMMHGVK from the coding sequence ATGACCCTCACCGCCGCCGTCCCGGGGTTTTCGCCGCAGGACGAATTCCTTGGCCACCCCAAGGGCGTGTTCGTCTGCTTCTTCACCGAGATGTGGGAGCGCTTCTCCTTCTACGGGATGAAGGCGCTGCTGCTGCTGTATCTGCTGCAGCACCACAAGTTCGGCGATCGCGCGGGCCTGGACGTGCTGGGCGCCTACGGTGGCCTGGTCTACTGCGTCCCGGTGATCGGCGGCCTGCTCGCCGACCGCTTCCTGGGCATGCGCAAATCGGTGATCTTCGGCGGCCTGCTGCTCGTATGCGGCCATGCGGGCATGGCGATCGAGGGCGAGGCGGCGCGCGTGGTGAACGGCGTGGTCGTGCGCGACGAGCCGGCGCTGTGGGCCTTCTACCTCTCGCTGTCGCTGATCATCCTGGGCGTGGGCTTCCTCAAGCCCAACGTGTCCACGATCGTGGGCCGCCTGTATCCGGAGAACGACCCGCGCCGCGACTCGGGCTTCTCGCTGTTCGTGGCGGGCATCAACCTGGGCGCCCTGTTCGCGTCCATCGTGTGCGGCTACCTGGGCCAGACCTATGGCTGGAAATACGGCTTCGGCGCGGCCGGCGTCGGCATGCTGCTGGGCCTGGGCCAGTTCCTGTGGGGCCGCAAGTACCTGCGCGGCGTCGCCGAACCGCCGGCGCCGCTGTCGCGCGGGCGCGAGTGGTCGATCTACGCCCTGTCGCTGCTGGGCCTGGCGCCGATCGCCCTGCTGATGTGGGGCGTGACGCGCATCCAGCTGACGCCCGACGTCGTGCGCTGGACGTTCTACATCGTGGTGATGGCGCTGGCCGGGATCGTGTGGACGATGTGGCACGCCTGGCGCCGCGACGACGCGCGCACGCAGGGCCTGGCCGCCCAGGCGCCGTCACTGGCGATGTTCGTGCTGCTGGGCGCGGGCGTCATCGCGCTGTCGACCCGGTCGGGCGTGCTGGACTTCTTCATCGAGGAGGCGACGCTGGCGCTGGTGCTGATGTCGGTGGTCTTCCTGGCCGTGGGCTTCTGGTACGTGGGCTTCGTGACGCGCCAGTGCAGCCGGGTCGAGGCGCAGCGGATGGGCGCGATGATGGTGCTGATCTTCGCCGCGCTGGTGTTCTACACCTTGTACGAACAGACCTACGGCTCCTGGGTGACGTTCACCGACCGCCTGCTCACCAAGGACCTCGTGCCGTCGCTGGTCATCCGGGAGGGCACGCCGTGGCCGTGGTCCATCGTCGCCCTGCTGCTGGCGCCACTGGCCTTCGTCGCGGGCGCGGCCATCTCGGACCGCGCGCCGGGCTCGACGACGCCGCGGCTGATGTTCCTCGCCGCCGCGCTGGCCATGGTGGTGGCGCTGTTGCGTGACGCCCTCGTGCTGCCGCAGAGCGCCGGTTCGCTCACCTACCTGGGCGCGATGTTCATCGTGCTGCTCGCGCCGATGTTCGCGGTGATCTGGGCGTGGCTGGACCGGCGCGGGCTGGACCCGTCCAAGCCCACCAAGTCGGCGCTGGGCCTGCTGTTCGGCGGCCTGAGCTTCCTGCCGCTGGTGTTCGCGGCCCACCAGGTCGGCGCCACCGGCGAGATGGCCAGCGTGTGGTGGCTCGTGCTGGCCTACCTGCTGCTGGAACTGGGCGAGATGTGCCTGTACCCGGTCGGCCTGTCGGCGGTGACGCAGCTGTCGGTGCCCCGGGTGGTGAGCCTGATGATGGGCACGTGGTTCCTCGCCACGGCATTCTCCGAGACGCTGGCGGCCCTGCTGGGCAAGCTGGCGGCCATCGAGGTCCCGGAAGGCGAGACCCTCGACCTCGCCCACGCGGCAACCAAGTACGCCGACCTGTTCATGCTGCTGATGGGGATGGGCGTGGCCTGCGCGGTCGTGGCGATGCTGGTCGCTCCGATGCTGCGGCGGATGATGCACGGGGTGAAGTAA
- a CDS encoding S9 family peptidase has protein sequence MRAVRSGFLIAALLATAPALAAPAPVDVNAFIRKDIFNDIQISPDGQFFAATVPREDRTILVILRRSDNQVTATVDDGRHSHVAGFTWASASRLLVTMARKFGSLDSPGGTGEIYGVDVDGQHAGVLVGGSAKSQNARKSQSVIAQLVDDLPHDDQYVIIGAHPYEGQAYTLAERMDVRTGRRTTVARSPVVNADFTTDTQGVVRFAAGADSSRRVKLYYRAGPDAEWTLVNDESQTGLDMSPIGFSPDNKTAYLEAEQASGPNAILAFDTVSGERRQVMRDDQSDPAGAIRDANGAVVGFSFYDGARRTAFLDETSSEAQLYRTLEKTFGQAVHVTSRTADGRKLLLQVWSDRDPGDFYIFDTTAKTAEHVAARGSWLDAKNMAAMEPVRLKARDGMELYGYLTLPAGSSGKNLPMIVNPHGGPFGIQDLWGFQSEVQMLAQAGYAVLQLNYRGSGGYGDAYNKAGARQWGLSMQDDLTDATRWAIAQGVADPSRICIYGASYGAYAALMGVAKEPELYRCAAGYVGVYDLPAMYDKGDIQERKSGISFLDEWLGKTELAASSPNRLADRIKAPVFLAAGGEDRRAPIEHSRMMEAALKKADKPVEALYYETEGHGFYTQEHQREYYTRLLAFFARHLGGAPAASAAAPSSAK, from the coding sequence GTGAGAGCAGTTCGTAGTGGCTTCCTTATCGCCGCCCTGCTGGCGACCGCGCCCGCGCTGGCCGCGCCCGCACCGGTCGACGTCAATGCCTTCATCCGCAAGGACATCTTCAACGACATCCAGATCTCGCCGGATGGCCAGTTCTTCGCCGCCACCGTCCCGCGCGAGGACCGCACGATCCTGGTGATCCTGCGGCGCAGCGACAACCAGGTCACCGCGACGGTGGACGACGGCAGGCACAGCCACGTCGCCGGCTTCACATGGGCCAGTGCAAGCCGCCTGCTGGTGACGATGGCGCGCAAGTTCGGCTCGCTCGACAGTCCCGGTGGCACCGGCGAAATCTACGGCGTCGACGTGGACGGCCAGCACGCCGGCGTGCTGGTTGGCGGCAGCGCCAAGAGCCAGAACGCCAGGAAGAGCCAGTCCGTCATCGCCCAACTGGTTGATGACCTGCCGCACGACGACCAGTACGTGATCATCGGTGCGCACCCGTACGAGGGCCAGGCCTACACGTTGGCCGAACGCATGGATGTCCGCACGGGGCGTCGCACCACCGTGGCGCGCTCTCCGGTGGTGAATGCCGATTTCACCACCGACACGCAGGGCGTCGTGCGTTTCGCCGCGGGCGCCGATTCCAGCCGCCGGGTGAAGCTGTACTACCGCGCCGGTCCGGATGCGGAATGGACGCTGGTCAACGACGAGTCGCAGACCGGCCTGGACATGAGCCCGATCGGCTTCTCCCCCGACAACAAGACCGCGTACCTCGAAGCCGAACAGGCCAGCGGTCCCAATGCCATCCTCGCCTTCGACACCGTCTCCGGTGAACGCAGGCAGGTGATGCGCGACGATCAGTCCGATCCTGCGGGGGCGATCCGCGACGCCAACGGCGCAGTGGTCGGTTTCAGCTTCTACGATGGCGCACGGCGCACGGCGTTCCTCGACGAGACTTCGAGTGAAGCCCAGCTCTACCGGACCCTGGAAAAGACCTTCGGCCAGGCCGTGCACGTCACCTCACGGACGGCGGACGGCCGCAAGCTGCTGCTGCAGGTATGGAGCGATCGCGACCCAGGCGACTTCTACATCTTCGACACCACCGCCAAGACGGCCGAGCACGTCGCCGCGCGCGGCAGTTGGCTGGATGCCAAGAACATGGCCGCGATGGAGCCGGTCCGGCTCAAGGCCCGCGACGGCATGGAGCTCTACGGCTACCTCACGCTCCCCGCCGGTTCGTCGGGCAAGAACCTGCCGATGATCGTCAATCCGCACGGCGGACCCTTCGGCATCCAGGATCTGTGGGGCTTCCAGAGTGAAGTGCAGATGCTGGCCCAGGCCGGCTACGCCGTCCTGCAGCTGAACTACCGCGGCTCCGGCGGCTACGGCGACGCGTACAACAAGGCCGGCGCCCGCCAGTGGGGCCTGAGCATGCAGGACGACCTCACCGATGCCACGCGCTGGGCCATCGCGCAGGGCGTCGCCGATCCGTCGCGCATCTGCATCTACGGCGCCAGCTACGGTGCGTACGCCGCCCTGATGGGCGTGGCCAAGGAGCCGGAGCTGTACCGCTGCGCCGCTGGCTATGTCGGTGTCTACGACCTGCCGGCGATGTACGACAAGGGCGACATTCAGGAGCGCAAGTCGGGCATCAGCTTCCTGGACGAATGGCTGGGCAAGACCGAGCTGGCCGCGTCCTCGCCCAACCGCCTGGCCGACCGGATCAAGGCGCCGGTGTTCCTTGCCGCGGGCGGCGAAGACAGGCGCGCCCCGATCGAGCACAGCCGCATGATGGAAGCCGCGCTGAAGAAGGCGGACAAGCCGGTCGAGGCGCTGTATTACGAAACCGAGGGCCACGGCTTCTACACGCAGGAACACCAGCGCGAGTACTACACGCGACTGCTTGCGTTCTTCGCGCGGCACCTGGGCGGTGCGCCGGCGGCCTCCGCCGCGGCTCCGTCGTCCGCGAAGTAA